CGGGGGCTGCCGGTGCTGGCCCGGCTCGGGGTGCCGGCCGCCGCCTTCGTGGTGGCCGAACTCATCGACGGGGACCAGCCGTTCTGGTGGCGCGAGGCGGCCGAGCTGGCCGCCCTGGGCGGCATCGCCGGTGCGCTGGCCGGGTTGCCGGCGGATGCGGTGGTGGGCCGGCTCAAACTGCTGCCGGACGTCGAACGGCGGGGCGCCATCGAGGAGTTGCGGGCCACCGCAGCTCGCCCGGCGGTCCGTCAGCGGCAGCTGTCCGCCCTGGAGTTGACGGACCTGGTGGCCGCCGGGGTGGCGGTCGGCAACCACACCCTCGGGCACCCCTGCCTCGACCGCTGCGAGCCGGCGGTGGTGCGCGCCGAGATCGAGCGGGCGCACCGGCTGCTGACCGGCTGGCTGGGGGCGCGGCCGACCGCGTTCGCCTATCCCAACGGCAACTTCGACGCCGGGGCCGACGCGGTGCTGCGCGAGCTGGGCTACCGGCTGGGCTTCCTGTTCGACCACCGGCAGGACGCGCTGCTGCCGCCACATCCCTTGCGGATCAGCCGACTTCGGGTGAACTCCGACACCAGCCGGGCCAGGTTCGACACAATCCTGTCGGGGCTGCACCCGGCCGTGCACCGGCTACGGGGCGGTTGCTGAGCCGAGGGGGCGGGCATGGTCGAGCGGTACACGCCGGAGCAGTTGACGCCGGAACTGGTGGACGGCTGGCGGGAGTTGGTGGCCGAGCTGGGGGAGCGCGGGTCCTGGTTCCTGACCCCCGACTGGGTGCTGTCCTGGTGGGAGACGCTGGGCGGACGCCGCCCGGCCGAGATCGTGGTCTGGCGCGGGTCGGACGGCGCGGTGGAGGCCGTACTGCCGCTGATCCGGACCAGGCTGCGGCTGCACCCGCGGCTCCCGTTCACGGTCGGCTGCCGGACGGCGCTCGGCGCCGGGCCCGGCGCCGCCGACCACGGCGGGTTCGCGGTCCGGCCGGGCCGGACCGACGAGGTCCGGGCCTGGCTGACCGAGCTGGCCCGGCGCGAGACGCTCTGGTTCCCCGACGTCGACCCGCTGCTCGGCGAGCTGCTGCCGGCCGCCCGGCGCGAGGTGGCCCGGCAGTCCTGCCCCCGGGCCGACCTGGGCGGGGGCGTCGAGTCGCTGGGCTCCCGGCAGTTCCGGGCCGACCTGCGGCGGTACGGGCGCAAGCTCGCCGCCGCCGGGGTGACCTTCCGCTGGGTGCCGCCCGGCGAGGCGGCGCCCGGGCTGCTCGACACCGTGGTGCGGCTGCACCGGCTCCGCCGGGACGCGCTGGGCCGGGGCACCACCTTCGACGGGCAGCGGCTGCCGCTGCACACCCGGCTGCTGGAGCGCGCGCGGCCGGACGCCGGGCCCGCCTTCCTGCTGGCCGAGCACGAGGGCGAGGTGATCGGCGGGCTGTACGGCTTCCTGTGGGGCGACACCTTCGCCTACTACCAGATCGGCTGGGACCCGGCCTGGGCGCCGCTGCGGCTCGGCACCGCGATCATCGCCGAGGCCGTCCGGGCCTGCGCGGAGCGGAAGTTGGCCACCTTCGACTTCCTGCGCGGCACCGAGCCGTACAAGTACCGGTTCGACGCGGCCGACCGCGCGGACCGGAGCTGGCTGGTCCCGCACGGGCTGTCCGGCGCGCTGCTCGGGCTCAAGTACCGGGTGAAGGGCTGACCGGTCGGCAGAGGGGGCCGACCGGCCCAATGAGGTGGTCCCCGACGGGGGAATGTGTTGATCCGCATGGTGAATCTACGCGCGTAGGGGCTACACTCCCGCAATGGAGAAGCAGATCCCTGTCACCGCGGGCAGCACAGGCCCCCGCATCCCCGACGCCGACCAGATCGCCCGCGCCCCGAAGGTGCTCCTGCACGACCACCTCGACGGCGGGCTGCGCCCGGAGACCATCGTCGAGCTGGCCGCGGCCTGCGGTTACGAGGGTCTCCCCACCACCGACCCGGCCAAGCTCGGCCTCTGGTTCCGGGAGGCGGCCGACTCCGGCTCGCTGGTCCGGTACCTGGAGACCTTCGCGCACACCTGCGCCGTGATGCAGACCCGCGAGGCGCTGGTCAAGGTCGCCGCCGACTGCGCCGAGGACCTGGCCGCCGACGGCGTGGTCTACGCCGAGGTCCGGTACGCCCCGGAGCAGCACCTGGAGGCGGGCCTGACCCTCGACCAGGTGGTCGAGGCGGTGAACGAGGGCTTCCGCCTCGGCGAGGCCAACGCCCGCGCGGCGGGCCACCGGATCCGGGTCGGCACCCTGCTCACCGCGATGCGGCACGCCGCCCGCTCGCAGGAGATCGCCGAGCTGGCCAACCGCTACCGGGACCAGGGCGTGGTCGGCTTCGACATCGCCGGCGCCGAGGCGGGGCACCCGCCGACCCGGCACCAGGGCGCCTTCGACTACCTCAAGGGCGAGAACAACCACTTCACCATCCACGCCGGTGAGGCCTTCGGTCTGCCGTCGATCTGGGAGGCCCTGCAGTGCTGCGGCGCCGACCGGCTCGGCCACGGCGTCCGGATCATCGACGACATCACGGTCAACGAGGACGGCACCGTCGAGCTCGGCCGGCTGGCCGCGTACGTGCGCGACAAGCGGGTCCCGCTGGAGATGTGCCCGACCTCCAACCTGCAGACGGCGGCGGCGACTTCGTACGCCGAGCACCCGATCGGGCTGCTCAGCCGGCTCAAGTTCCGGGTCACCGTGAACACCGACAACCGGCTGATGAGCGGCACCAGCATGAGCCAGGAGTTCGGCCACCTGGTGGACGCCTTCGGCTACACCCTGGGTGACATGGAGTGGTTCACGGTGAACGCGATGAAGTCCGCGTTCCTGCCCTTCGACGAGCGGCTCGCGATGATCAACGACGTGATCAAGCCCGGCTATGCCGAGCTGAAGGCGGAGTGGCTGTTCAGCGCGGGTGCGGGCGTCGGCGCCTGACGGCGGCTGACGCCTGGTCGGATGGACGCGAGGTCTTCGCCGTGGCCTCGCGTTCATCTGACTATTCATCCGAGTGAGTTACGTGCCTTTGATCTGCACGCGACGTTGTCACTACGGTGTGCCAGTCAGAGCTGACACGGCGTAGCGGTGGGCCTTTTCGGACGCCCGCCCGCGACGTCGGCCACCGACGAGGACACGAGGACCAACTCATGAAGCAGGCCACTCTGAAGGCTGCCGGGACCGCTGCGCTCGGCGTCGCGCTCGCGGCTGCGGCTGCCGGTTCCGCCTCCGCCGCCACGCCCGGTGGGCTCGGTCTCCCGACCGGAGCGCTCGCCCACTCCGGTGCGCTGACCGGAGCGGCCACCAGCACCGTCAGCCAGCTGCCCGCCACCGCGCCGGTGACCGAGGCGGTCGGCAACCTCAACCCGGACGTGGCAGGCCCGGTGGCGCAGGCCCCGGAGTCCGCCCAGCCGATGACCGCGCCGGTCACCGAGCAGACCGCCCCGATGACCGACGACGCGACCGCCCCGGTCGCCGAGGCCGCCACCCCGCGCGGCCTGCCGCTCCCGGTGCCCGGTGCGGAGGGTCTGACCCAGGCGCCCGGCGTCAGCACCGTGACCGGCGCGCTCGGCGGCGGCCTCCCCGGCGGCAGCAGCCTGCCGGGCCTGGGCGGCTGACCCGTCCCACCCCGAACGGCCGAAGGGCCGCCTCCCCGCACGCGGCGGGGGAGGCGGCCCTTCGGGCTGTCCGGGCGTCCCGGTGGGGACGGCTCGGTCACGGCTCCTGAGGGAGGATCAGCCAGAGCGCGAGGTAGATGAGGAACTGCGGGCCGGGCAGCAGGCACGAGGCCAGGAAGATGATCCGGACCGTCCAGGGGGTCAGCCCGAAGCGCTTGGCGATCCCGGCGCAGACGCCGGCGATGACGCGGTTGTGTCGGGGGCGGGCAAGTGCGCTCATGGTCAGCTCCGGTTGCGGTTGCCCGGGCCGGTCTCTCCGGTGGGCATGTATCCATCCTCGGTGCCGCGGGCCGCGGAATCCTCCGCCCGGATGCCGATCCCGGCCCTGGGTTTCTCACCGCTCCGGGGTAGTCGCGGCTCAGGGTTCCCGTCGGGGTAACCCCTGACGGCCGCCGCCGGGGGAGGCTCAGCGCTGCGCGGAACTGCCGCGCGGTGCGAGCGAGTTGAGCGGTGCGCGGAGCCGGTAGCCGGCCCGGGCGCGGGCCGGGCGGGGGCCGGAGCGCCCGGTCAGCCGGGCCCGGGCGAACGGGACGACGGCGAGGTGGCAGGCGGCCACGCCGAGGACGCCGAGCACGATGTTGTCCACGTTCAGGACGTGTCCGGGCGCCCAGCCCTTGAGGATCTCCAGGCCGGTGGCGATCAGGGCCGAGCAGCCCGCCGTCCGCAGCACCGAGGGCAGCCAGCGGACCCGCAGCCGGCCGTCGGCCAGCGGCAGCAGGACGCCCAGCGGCGCCAGCGGCAGCAGCCCGCCGAGCAGTTGCAGCAGCCCGTCCCGGCCGCCGGCCGAGAAGGCCAGCCGCACCGAGGCGAACGGCGTCAGATTGGCCGGGGAGGTCCAGCCGACCGCGAGCGGCCGCAGGATCAGCCACCCGATCAGTCCGAGATAGCCGGCCAGCAGCAGGATGCCCAGCAGCCGCAGCCGGGGCGACACCTCCGGCGCGGGTTGCGAGGGGTTCGCCTGGTCCGTCACACCGGCAGGGACGCGAGCTGGTGCGGGGACGGTTCCCGGGCTACCGCTGTCAGGGACAGGCGGTCCCGCTCGGGGAGGCGCTGCTCGGCGAGGCGCTGAACAGCACCGCGGGCGACTTCGACGCCACACCCGGCGTCGGCCGAACGGACGGCACCAAAGTGGACGTCGGCCGGGCGGACGGCGCCACGGTGGGCGGCGCGCTCGGCAGCTCCGGGGTCGGCTCGGCCGCCTCCGGCACCCGGACCGGGGTCGGGCAGGCGGTCCGGCTGGCGGGCGCGCCCGCGTCCACCGGGACGGCGGTGGGCCGGATGCCGCACCCGACGGCGGTGGTCAGCGCGGCGCCCAGCAGGGCGGCGGTCAACAGGCGGCGTACCGTCACTTCGGGCCCTCCTGGCTGGTCGGCGCGGGCTGGGTGAGCGGCAGGGTGAGGGTGAAGACCGCGCCGGTCGGTCCGTTCGCCGCGGTGATCGAGCCGCCGTGGATCTGGGCGTTGGCCATCGCGATCGACAGGCCGAGCCCGCTGCCCTCGGACCTGGCCCGGCCCTTGTCGGCCTTGTAGAACCGGTCGAAGACGTGCGGCAGCACGTCCTCCGGGATACCGGGGCCGCTGTCCGAGACCTCGACCACCACGGTCTCGTCGATCTGACGGACCTTCACCCGGACCGGTGAGCCGCCGTGCTTGAGCGCGTTGCCGATCAGGTTGGCGAAGACCACGTCCAGGCGCCGGGGGTCGACCACGGCCAGCACCCCGCGCGGGGCGTCCAGCTCGACCGCGTCGTACCAGGCCCGGCCGTCGATGCAGGACATGATCAGGTCGGCGATGTCCACCTCGTCGGCGACCAGCTTCGCGGTGCCCGCGTCGAACCTGGTCACCTCCATCAGGTTCTCCACCAGGTCGGACAGCCGCCGGGTCTCGCTCACCACCAGCCGGACGGCGGGCGCGATCATCGGGTCCAGCGACTCCGCCTCGTCCTCCAGGATGTCGGTCACGGCGGTCATCGCGGTCAGCGGCGTCCGCAGTTCGTGCGACATGTCGGCGACGAACCGGCGGCTCTGCGCCTCCCGCGCGCTCAGCTCGGCCACCTGGCCGGAGAGCGACTCCGCGGTCCGGTTGAAGGTCCGGGCCAGCTCGGCCAGTTCGTCCGCGCCCTCGACCTCGAGCCGGGTGTCCAGGTGCCCTTCGCCGAGCTGCCTGGCCGCCTCGCCGAGCCGCTTCACCGGCCGCAGCACGGTGGCCGCGGCGGCCTGCGCGATCAGCGCGGAGCCGATCAGCGCGAGCAGGGTGGCGATCGCCAGCGACCAGCCGAGGGTGTTCAGGTCGGCCCGCTCGTTCTCGAGCGACTTGAACATGTACGCCGTCGGCCCGGTCGGCACCACCCGGGTGCCACCGATCAGGTAGGGACCCGGCAGGTTCGCCCGCTGCCAGTAGAGGTGGTAGGCGTACGCGTTGCCAGGGCCGACCTCGCGCGGGCCGTCGACCGCACTGCGCAGCGCGGCCGGGAGCTGCGCCGCGGTGAACCTGCTCGGGTCCGAGGAGGCCACGCAGTCGGGCAGCTCGGGGGCCACCACGACCACCTCGTAGCTCAGCCCGGAGCTGGCCACCTGGGAGGCCAGGTACGCCAGTTGGTTGCAGCTCGGGTCGAGCGGCAGGGCCGAGACGTTCCGGCTCAGCGAGTTCCGGAAGTCGTTCAGTGCGGTGTCCTGGGCGCGCTTGAGCACCGCGTCCCGGTTCAGCCAGTAGGCGATCCCGGAGGCGGAGACCGCGGTGGTCAGCGCGACCACCGCGAAGACCGCGATCAGCCGGACCCGGAGCGAGCGCAGGTGCCGCCCCCGCCCCGGGCGCGGACGGGGCGGGATCTTGAGGTCAGTCAACGGAGCAGCTCACCATCGTCAGGCATCAGGCATCAGGCCGGCGGGTCGAGCCGGTAGCCGACCCCGCGCACGGTACGGATCAGGGTCGGGGCGGACGGTACGTCCTCGACCTTGGCCCGCAGCCGCTGCACGCAGGCGTCCACCAGCCGGGAGTCGCCGAGGTAGTCGTGCTCCCAGACCAGCCGGAGCAGCTGCTGCCGGGACAGCGCCTGGCCCGGACGGCGGCTCAGCTCCAGCAGCAACCGCAGCTCGGTGGGCGTGAGTTGGAGGTCCTCGCCGTCCTTGGTGACGGTCATCGCGGAGCGGTCGATCACCACGCTGCCGTACGCCGAGGAGTCGGAGCTCTCCCGTTCGCCGCGCCGCAGCACGGCCCGGATCCGGGCGTCCAGCACCCGGGGCTGGACCGGCTTGACCACGTAGTCGTCCGCGCCCGACTCCAGGCCGACCACCACGTCGATGTCGTCCGAGCGGGCGGTGAGCAGGATGATCGGCAGCTGGTCGGTGCGCCGGATCCGGCGGCACACCTCGAAACCGTCGATGCCGGGCAGCATCACGTCGAGCACGATCAGGTCGGGACGCTGCTCCTTGAAGAGCTTCAGGCCGTCCTCGCCCGAGGCAGCGGCGGCCACGCGGTGGCCCTGGCGGGTGAGAGCGAGTTCGAGGCCGGTCCGGATGGCGTCGTCGTCCTCGATCAGAAGGAGGAAAGGCACGGGCTCATTCTGGCCCAAGCGGGGCCACTGTTCACCCACCAGGTCCAGTCCCGCAGTTCCTCTGCAACCGGAACCCCGGGTTCTGGCGTCCAGGCTTCGAAGGTCGAAGGTCCCGCGCCTGTGACAGCCCTGTGACAGTCGGCGGACACCCCCATCACAACGGACCGGCAGGATTTTCCTTGTCGCCGCAGTACCGGGCGGCAGAACCGCAGGTACCGACCCATGGGGGTGCACGATGAACGCCACGCTCAAGACCCGCAGCAACGCGGCCGTCCACAACGCGCGTTCGTCTCGCACGCACTTCGAGGTACGGACCGACGAGACCTCCGGTGCCGTGATCGTACGGGGGTGCGCACACAGCACCGGATCCCGCCGCCTCGGTGGCGGGAGCAGGGGGGAGCTGTTCGGGATCGGTCGCATGGGGAGTGCGGCCGACTCCGCCTCGACCATGACGCTGCGGGGAGTCCTTCCCGTCCGCGTCGAGGGTCGGGAGAACACGGGGGGAACGGGGGAGGGCCTGTCCGGTACCGGCTCGGGGGAGCCGGCCGGACGGGAGGCCGCAGGCGCGACGCTGCTGAGGCTCGCGCCGGCCGCCGACGACCAGGCGGTCGTTCCGAACGACAACACCGCCGAGTTCACCGCGTACGTCCGGGAGCGCCGGGCCTCGCTGTACGCCACCGCGTACCACCTGACCGGCGACCGCTACGAGGCCGAGGACCTGCTGCAGAGCGCGCTGTTCTCGACCTACCGGGCCTGGGACCGGATCACCGACAAGGCCGCGGTCGGGGGCTACCTCCGCCGCACCATGACCAACCTGCACATCTCCGCCTGGCGCCGCCGCAAGGTCGCCGAGTACCCGACCGAGGAGCTGCCGGAGACGGTCGGCGACACCGACGCGATGGGCGGCACCGAGCTGCGCGCCGTGCTCTGGCAGGCGCTGGCCAAGCTGCCGGAGAACCAGCGGACCATGCTGGTGCTCCGCTACTACGAGGGCCGCACCGACCCGGAGATCGCCGACATCCTGAGCATCAGCGTCGGCACGGTGAAGAGCAGCATCTGGCGCGCCCTGCGCCGCCTGCGCGAGGACGACCAGCTGAACCGCACCGGGGACACCGTCTTCGCGTTCGGCGAGCTGGTCGCGTAACAGGACTCCCGTCGGGGGACGGGACAGGTCGCGGAAGTACGGCGGGCCGCTCGGGGGAGCGCACGCCGCAGGGACGTGACCGACCAGGAAGGGCCCGGTGCCGGGGAGCGGCTCCGGGCCCTTCCGTCTGTCCACTGCCGACGGGCCGAAAGAGAGGGCCTAGGCTGGCTGCGGCTGCCGTCCGGCCACCGCGCCGATCAGCCGGGCGGCCTCGGGACCGGCGCAGGCGTACGCGCCGAGCTCGACCTGCCGGGCCACGATGCCGCGCTCGGCCCGCATCAGCCGCCAGCCGCGCCGCAGCAGGTACGGGACGGACTTGCGGGCCTCCCGGACGTCCCGGCGGAACCGCCGCCAGGCGGTGGTCAGCGGGCGGTTGCGCAGGCAGACCGCCGCGCCGAGCAAGCCCTCGGCCGCGCACTGCCCGACCAGTTCGGCGGCGAATATCCCCTCGGCGATGAAGGCCGGGGCGCCCGCCAGGTCGAGCACGTGGGTGCCGGCCCGGCCGTTGGCCGGGATCGAGTACACCGGCACCTCGGCCCGGCCGGTGCCGGCCAGCTGCCGGATCGCGGCCAGCGCCTGCTCGCGGTGCCAGGAGAGCGGCGAGTCCCAGTCGGTGCCGTCGCCGTCCGGCAGCAGCGGCAGCGTCGGGTCGTCGCCGTCCTTGTAGAAGTCGTCGAGCTGGAGCACCGGCAGGCCGGTCCGCTCCGCCAGCGAGGACTTCCCCGATCCGGACGGCCCGGACAGCAGGACGACCAGGGCGGGTGCCGTCGGGGCGGGGTTCATGGGGGAGTCACTCACGAGACACCAGTCTGACGCATCGAGGGGCGATGCCGAAACAGACAGGACGTCAGCTTCTGTCGCCGATCCCCAGTGCCAGCGCGGGCAGGTAGCTGCTGTGCACCTGGATGTGCACCATGTCACCCTCGGCCGGGCGGTAGAGCTTGGCCGCCCAGTCCTGGTCGTGCCACGCCTCCGGCTCCGGGTCGAGCAGTTTGCCGCCGACCGGGAAGAGCAGGTACGGGTACGCCCGGGAGCCGAACGCCGCCTCGGCCTGCCCGGGCGTGAACAGCAGGCTCCCGTTGGTGTACTCGCCCGGCCAGCCGGCCCGGTCGGAGCGCACCGCACAGGGCAGTCTGGTCTGCTTCCCGGCCCGCAGCCGGCGCAGCGCCCGGCGCGCCCGCAGGGCGCGCAGCGGGCCGTCGGTCACCAGTACGGCCAGATCGGCCGCTATCTCCCACACAGTGCCCCTCCCAAGGTCCACTCCGGACCCTACCGACGCAGGTCAGCCCCGGTGCACCCCCGATCGGCGGGTCTTCCGGGCGGGCCGGGAAAGGTTGACGGGCCCGCGCAAGGGGGGGAGATGCGCGGGCCCGTCTGTGGCACGTCCGGGCCCCGGGGGGGGGGTAGGGCACTGGGGACGGCCAGTCTGTGTGGAGTTTTCCCGACGAAGGGTCAGATACCCATCGGGTGCCAGACCGTCTTGGTCTCCAGGAACGAGAGTAGCCGCTCCGTTCCCGGCGCATTGGTCCAGTCCAACGACGCCTGGTCAGCCGCCGGGCGGATGACTCGCTTCAGAGTATCCGCGGCGAGCACCTCCAGCTCGACCGCCGCGCCGGGGCCTTCGGCCGCGATCGCGCCGGCCAGGTCAAGACCGTTGACGTCCTGGTGCGAGGCGAGCGTCGGGGCGATGTCGGCGGTCTTCCCGGAGATCAGGTTGACCACGCCGCCCGGCAGGTCCGAGGTGGCCAGCACCTCGCCCAGCGAGAGCGCGGGCAGCGGCGCGTCGGCGGCGGCCGCGACCACCACGGTGTTGCCCGCCGCGATCGCCGGGGCGATCACCGAGACCAGCCCGAGGAAGGAGAAGCCGGTGCCGGACTGCGGCGCGACCACGCCGATCACCCCGGACGGCTCCGGGGTGGAGAGGTTGAAGAACGGCCCGGCCACCGGGTTGGAACTGCCCGCGATCTGGGCCACCTTGTCGGTCCAGCCCGCGTACCAGACCCAGCGGTCGATCGCGGCGTCCACCAGCGCGGCGGCCTTCTTGTTGCCGATGCCCTCGGCGAGCGCCACCTCGGCGGCGAACTGCTCGCGCCGGCCCTGCAGCATCTCGGCGACCCGGTAGAGCACCTGGCCGCGGTTGTACGCGGTGGTGCCGGCCCAGCCCTTGACCGCGGCGCGGGCGGCCTGCACCGCGTCCCGGGTGTCCTTACGGGTGCCGAGCGGGGCGTTGGCCAGCCACTGGCCCTTGGAGTCGGACACCTCGTACACCCGCCCGCTCTCGGAGCGCGGGAACTTCCCGCCGACGTACAGCTTGTAGGTCTTGAAGACGCTCAGGGTGGTCTCAGACATCGAGGTACGCCTCCAGGCCGTGGCGGCCGCCCTCGCGGCCGTAGCCCGACTCCTTGTAGCCGCCGAACGGCGAGGTCGGGTCGAACTTGTTGAAGGTGTTGGCCCAGACCACACCGGCCTTGAGCTGGTTCGCCATCCAGAGGATCCGCGAGCCCTTCTCGGTCCAGATGCCCGCCGACAGGCCGTAGGGGGTGTTGTTGGCCTTCTCGACCGCCTCGGTGGGCGTGCGGAAGGTCAGCACCGAGAGCACCGGGCCGAAGATCTCCTCGCGGGCGATCCGGTGGGCCTGCGAGACACCGGTGAACAGGGTCGGCCGGAACCAGTAACCGGCGCCCGGGAGTTCGCACTCCGGGGCCCAGCGCTCGGCGCCCTCGGCCTCGCCCGCCGCCGACAGCTCGGTGATCCGCGCGAGCTGCGCGGCCGAGTTGATGGCGCCGATGTCGGTGTTCTTGTCCAGCGGGTCGCCGACCCGCAGGGTGCCCATCCGGCGCTTCAGCGCGTCCAGCAGCTCGTCCTGGATCGACTCCTGGACCAGCAGGCGGGAGCCCGCGCAGCAGACGTGACCCTGGTTGAAGAAGATGCCGTTCACGATGCCCTCGACCGCCTGGTCGATCGGCGCGTCGTCGAAGACGATGTTCGCGGCCTTGCCGCCGAGCTCCAGCGAGAGCTTCTTCCGGCTGCCCGCGAGCTGCCGGGCGATCGACCGGCCGACCGGGGTCGAGCCGGTGAAGGCGACCTTGTTGACGTCCGGGTGCGCGGTCAGCGCGGCGCCGGTGCGGCCGTCACCGGTGACGATGTTGACGACACCCTTGGGCAGACCGGCCTGGCGGCAGATCTCGGCGAACCGCAGCGCGGTCAGCGGGGTGGTCTCGGCCGGCTTCAGCACCACGGTGTTGCCGGTGGCCAGGGCGGGCGCGATCTTCCACGCCAGCATCAGCAGCGGGAAGTTCCACGGGATGACCTGGCCGGCCACGCCGAGCGGCTTCGGGTTGGCGCCGTAGCCCGCGAAGTCGAGCTTGTCGGCCCAGCCCGCGTAGTAGAAGAAGTGCGCGGCGACCAGCGGGAGGTCGACGTCCCGGGTCTCCCGGATCGGCTTGCCGTTGTCGATCGACTCCAGCACCGCCAGCTCGCGCGAGCGCTCCTGGATGATCCGGGCGATCCGGAACAGGTACTTGGCCCGCTCGCTGCCCGGCAGCGCCGACCAGTCGGTGAACGCCTTGCGGGCGGCGGTGACCGCGCGCTCGACGTCCTCGTCGGTGCCCTGCGCGAACTCCGCCAGCACCTGCTCGGTGGCCGGGTTGACGGTCTTCAGCGCCTCGCTGCCGGAGGAGTCGACGAACTCGCCGCCGATGAAGTGGCCGTACGAGGTCGCGATCTCACCGGCGGCGGCCGGGGACTCCGGCGCCGGGGCGTACGTGAACAGGCCGCCCTTGGGGGCCTCGGCCTGCTGGTTCTGGGCCTGCTTGTTCTCTGCCTGCTTGTTCTTGGCCATGGGGATCAGTCCACCGTCACGTAGTCGGGACCGGAGTACCGGCCGGTGGTCAGCTTCTGACGCTGCATCAGCAGGTCGTTGAGCAGGCTGGAGGCACCGAAGCGGAACCAGTGCGGGGACAGCCAGTCGTCGCCGAGCGTCTCGTTGACCATCACCAGGTACTTCATGGCGTCCTTGGTGGTCTTGATGCCACCGGCCGGCTTCACGCCGATCTGGATGCCGGTCTGCTGCTTGAAGTCGCGGACGGCCTCGAGCATCAGCAGGGTGACCGGGGGAGTCGCGTTGACGGCGACCTTGCCGGTGGAGGTCTTGATGAAGTCGGCGCCCGCCAGCATCGCCAGCCAGGAGGCGCGGCGCACGTTGTCGTACGTCTGCAGCTCGCCGGTCTCGAAGATCACCTTGAGGTGGGCGGAGGTGCCGTCGGCACGCTTGCATGCCTGCTTCACGGCGGTGATCTCGTTGA
This genomic interval from Kitasatospora gansuensis contains the following:
- a CDS encoding aldehyde dehydrogenase family protein; amino-acid sequence: MSETTLSVFKTYKLYVGGKFPRSESGRVYEVSDSKGQWLANAPLGTRKDTRDAVQAARAAVKGWAGTTAYNRGQVLYRVAEMLQGRREQFAAEVALAEGIGNKKAAALVDAAIDRWVWYAGWTDKVAQIAGSSNPVAGPFFNLSTPEPSGVIGVVAPQSGTGFSFLGLVSVIAPAIAAGNTVVVAAAADAPLPALSLGEVLATSDLPGGVVNLISGKTADIAPTLASHQDVNGLDLAGAIAAEGPGAAVELEVLAADTLKRVIRPAADQASLDWTNAPGTERLLSFLETKTVWHPMGI
- a CDS encoding aldehyde dehydrogenase family protein: MAKNKQAENKQAQNQQAEAPKGGLFTYAPAPESPAAAGEIATSYGHFIGGEFVDSSGSEALKTVNPATEQVLAEFAQGTDEDVERAVTAARKAFTDWSALPGSERAKYLFRIARIIQERSRELAVLESIDNGKPIRETRDVDLPLVAAHFFYYAGWADKLDFAGYGANPKPLGVAGQVIPWNFPLLMLAWKIAPALATGNTVVLKPAETTPLTALRFAEICRQAGLPKGVVNIVTGDGRTGAALTAHPDVNKVAFTGSTPVGRSIARQLAGSRKKLSLELGGKAANIVFDDAPIDQAVEGIVNGIFFNQGHVCCAGSRLLVQESIQDELLDALKRRMGTLRVGDPLDKNTDIGAINSAAQLARITELSAAGEAEGAERWAPECELPGAGYWFRPTLFTGVSQAHRIAREEIFGPVLSVLTFRTPTEAVEKANNTPYGLSAGIWTEKGSRILWMANQLKAGVVWANTFNKFDPTSPFGGYKESGYGREGGRHGLEAYLDV